The Paenibacillus beijingensis nucleotide sequence GCTCTCGCCTTCGGTAAAGATTTCCACCCGGTTGTTCTGGGTAAACAGCGCGTCGCTGGATACCAGATTCATATAAATCATGTCCTGATAATGCATCATCAGCGGATCTTTATAGGAAAGCAGTCCCTGCTGCACGATGCGCTGCTGCGCCTGCAGCCGCTTGCGGGCCGCTTTGATCTGGCTCACTTTATATTTATAAATCCGGCGGCGGCTTAAGTTTTGCCCCAGCAGCAAATAGAGCACAAAACCGACGACCGGCAAAAAATAAAGCACCATCAGCCACGCCCACGTAGCCGCAATGTTTCGCCTTTCTAAAAAGATAACCGTGATCGCCAAAGCTAAATTCAACAAATAAAATACGGAGTATACTTGATCGAAAAAGAAGGCCATTGCATCACCTGTTTCTATAGGTCTACTGAAATATGCCAAATGCCAATATATTCATTTGCATTATATCAGAGATAGTTATTAGGTTGTGAATGATTGTTTGACCGGTGTGATTTTTTATACGGCGCGAGGGCGTTAGAGAGGCCATTGACAGAATGGCCGTGAAAGCGGTAATGTTCCGGGTAGAGAGTTCCAAAGGAGGCCCTAAAGGAAATGGATTTAAAGAAGCTGGCCGGCGAGCAAGCGGCCAATATGGTGGAATCTGGAATGAAAGTCGGTCTTGGAACGGGATCGACCGCATACTGGGCTGTGATGAGGCTCGGGGAGCGGATGCGGGAAGGGCTCGACATCGTCGGCGTGCCGACTTCCGAAGCGACGAAGCAGCTGGCGATCAAGCTCGGCATCCCGCTGGCGGAGCTGTCAACGCTTGAGCCGCTCGACCTGACGATCGACGGCGCGGACGAAATCAATCCGGATTTGAACCTGATCAAAGGCGGCGGCGGCGCGCTGTTCCGGGAAAAGATGGTCGCGGCCGCTTCCCGCAAACTGATCGTTGTCGCCGATGAGAGCAAGGTGGTTGAGCGGCTCGGCGCATTCACAGTGCCGGTCGAAGTCGTACCTTACGGGTGGGAATCGACGGCGAAACGTGTAGCGGCGGCCGGATGCGTTCCGAAGCTCCGCCTCGTGAAAGCGGCGGCAGGCAATGCGGATACGGGAGCAGGCGCTCCCGGCGCCGAATCCGCGTTTGTGACCGACAACGGCAATTACATCCTCGATTGCGATTTCGGACTGATCGAAGATCCCGAGCGGCTCGAAGCGCAGATTAACGCCATATTGGGCGTTGTCGAAACGGGCCTGTTCATCGGAATGGCCGAGCTTGCGGTCATCGCGGCGCAATCCGGGGTACGCACCTTAACGCGGTAGCGTTGATACGCCAAATTCTTAGCATCACCCGTCGTACCGCCGTTTGAACGCTGCAATCGCTCTGCACGAAGGGGTAGTTTTCTGCTTCAGCCGGAACGAAAGGCAAACATGTCGTGCAGTACGAGCTTCAGCGAAGCGCGATTCAGGGATTATTGAGAAGCACAAAATGATGGATTTTTGAAAAACCTGCGTTCGTACATCTTTTTCTTTTTATTTCTCCACCACGTTGGAATTCCTGCAAAACTACATTTTTTTTCGGTCAAATCGTGTATTCAGGCAATAAAGCCTCGGAATTCCTGTATTATTGCAGGTATTCCCTCTCGACATGCGATTTCGATTGATAATACCTGCACATTTGCAGGTTTGGAGAGATTTCAATTGTAAAGAAGGATCTCCAACTATCAAAAGGACCTCTAACTCCGCTGTGCCAGCGGTGACTGGAGGTCCTTTTGCGTCATAGTGGGGATTAGCTCATTTATGTGAACACTTATCCCTCTTCCTCCCGGATCAAATATAATGTAAGCTAAGCTGATCATGAGTTAACAACGGACAATCGTGCCCTCATATACTATAGCAGCCGAATTTTCCGCAAGCGGTAGGAACATACTGGGAATTGAGTCCGGATGAGGGCGGCGGCAACGTTGGCCCTGCCGGTTTGTTGTTCAAAAGTTTGTTTTTTAAAAAAAGGGGGGTACGTTGCCGATGGGCAGCAAAGTTCGCAAGGTGGCGATTGTCGGAGTCGGTCATGTCGGGTCAAGCTGCGCTTACGCTATGGTGAACCAGTCGGTATGCGACGAAATGATGCTGATCGGCCGCACGCCGCAGCGGGCGCGGGCGCATGCCTTGGACCTGTCGCATTGCGTCGATTTTACCCACTCCCGCACGAAAGTGTACGCCGGCACGTATGCGGATTGCAAAGATATGGATATCGTGATGCTGTGCGCGGGCGGCAATCCGGTGCCGGGAGGAACGCGGCTCGATCTGCTCGATTCGGCCTACGAAATTCACCGGGACATCATCGGACCGATTATGGACAGCGGCTTCGACGGCATTTTTATCGCCGCCTCGAACCCCGTCGATATCGTCACGTATATGGTGTGGAAGCTGTCCGGTCTTCCGCGCGGACGCGTCATCGGCAGCGGCACCTCCATCGACTCTTCGCGGCTGAAGACGCTGCTCTCGGAATATTTGCCGGTCGACCCGCGCAGCGTGCAAGGTTATGTGCTTGGAGAGCATGGCGAGTCCCAGTTTCCGGCCTGGTCTCACGTGACGATCGGCGGCAAGCCGATTCTCGATATCGTCAAGCAGCATCCCGTACGCTTCGCTCATATGAAGCTCGATGAGATCGCGCTGCGGACGAGGAATTCCGGCTGGGAAATTTTGCAGGGCAAAGGCTCCACCCACTTCGGCGTTGCAGGGGCGCTTACCGCCATCGCCCGCTCCATCCTCAATGACGATCACCGCATTATGGCCGTCTCCGCCATCCTCGACGGCGAATACGGCCAGCGCGAGATCGGAATCGGCGTGCCCGCGATTTTGTCGCGGGAAGGAATCGAGGAAGTGCTTGAGCTGAACCTGACCGAGGCGGAGAAAGAGCAGTTCGAATCTTCCTGCCGCGTCATCCGACAGGCGATGTCGAGGCTGCCGCAGCTTTGACGGCACTGCCTGCTGAAGGCTGCCGATTGCTTCTTTGACGGCGCCTTCCGGTCTAAGGCGCAATGGTGTCGCCCTCCCGACAAGCAAAGCGGCCGGGCAACCGCTTCCCCTTTTTGGCGGCGGCAAAGCTTTAATCGCCCTGAGGGCGGCCGTCCGCAGGCTTTCTGACGGGCGGCAAACTTCTCTTCCTTCCTACCCGCCGTTATGCTACAATTTGAAAAATATATTTTCCATGTGAGCCTAATTGACATACGATGCAGCATGAGCAAGGGAGGAAACGCCATGGATTTACGCAAAATGAGGCTCGACGAAACGACGTCCGGAACATTCAGCGAAGAACGCGAAGAATACGAACGGGACTACGCAAGGCTCATTCAATCGCCCGCCTTTCGTCGGCTGCAGGGCAAGTCGCAAGTATTCGGCGCCGGATCGGGCGACTATTACCGTACCCGCCTGACGCACTCGCTCGAAGTGTCGCAAATTGCGCGCGAAGCGGCGCGCAGGCTGGCAAAGCACTACCCTTTTTTGGAACGGAGAGAGCATCCGGGGCTTGTGATGGACCCGGCCGTCGTGGAAATCGCGGCGCTGGCGCACGACCTGGGCCATCCGCCGTTCGGCCATAAAGGCGAAGAAGTGCTGAACCGGCTTATGATGGACGAGTACGGAATGAAGTACGAGGGCAACGCCCAAAACTTCCGCATCTTGATGTTTTTGGAGAAACGAGCGGGAAGCGGCAGCGGACTCGATCTTACGGCGGCATCGCTGCTCGCCATCAACAAATATCCGTTCAATCTCGATGATCCCGCCCGCTTGAAAGGCGTGTACGGACCCGACTGGGAAGTGATCGGGGAGCTGCGCCACAAGTGGAACATGCCGCAGGGCGCCTGCACGCTGGAGACGCAGCTGATGGATCTGTGCGACGATATCGCTTACTCGACCCATGATATCGAAGACGGCATCCGCGCCGGCAAAATCCAGATGAACCGCACCTTTTTCGAGGACGCCCGGCTGCACGAGCATCTCGTGCAGGAAATTGTGAACGACGACGGGAACGCGGAGCTTCACTGGGAAGAGGTCGACATTAAAGCGATGGTGAAAAAGGTGCTCGCCTCCTATCTGCAGCAGTGGGAGGAGATCTACGCCGCCTGCGCCCAGGAATCGTCGCGTACCCGGCGGGAGATGAAAGCGCGCTGGGTCAGTATTTTCGCGGGCAAGATCGGCATTATCGACGACACGTCGAAAGGCTGGAAGCGGGTTACGTTCGCGGCGGGCGGAGAGCAGGATTTCGAGCTGCTGCGGACGATGGAAATTTTGAAAAAGCTGGCGTGGGTGACGCTGATCAAAGACTTCCGCGTGCAGCGGCTGCAGATGCGCAGCGAAATTATGATCAGCCGGCTGTGGGACAGCTTTATCGTGCCGGAATCGGGACGGCTTATCATTCCGCCCGACTGGATCGAAAACTATGAACGCCACCAAAGCAAATGGAGCTGGCCGCGGTTCGTCGCCGATTATATTTCCGGCATGACCGATGCCTACGCCGAGAAAGTGTATGCCGAGCTGTTCGCCAGCAAGTCGGGGTCGATCTATGAAATGGATTAAAATGGTTTTATAGTTTATTTCGAAAGTAAAGTGGTGTATGATGTTAGGGCACTAACTATTGAGGAGTGACCTAAATATGCAGCACCTGACCCGTCGTCAAACCGCTCTGTACTTGGCGTTTCTCGTTACCGTCTGGGGAGCAAACTGGCCGTTGTCCAAATTTGCCCTTCAATATTCGCCGCCTATTTTGTTCGCGGGATTCCGTACCTTCATCGCCGCGTTTCTGCTAATTATGATTTCCCTTCCGAATTACCGGAAATTGCAGCTGCGCAAAAACGGCATTTATTACTTGATCGCCGGCTTGCTGAATATTGCGTTATTTTACGGACTGCAAACGATCGGGCTGCAATATTTGCCGGCCGGCATTTTTTCGGCGATCGTATTTGTGCAGCCGGTGCTGCTCGGTATTGCTTCGTGGTTCTGGCTCGGCGAGAAAATGAACGCGCTGAAGATGACCGGGCTCATTCTCGGCTTCGGCGGCGTCGCCGTCATCAGCTCCGGCGGCCTGACGGGCGGGTTGTCGCCCGAAGGCATCTTGCTCGCGCTCGGCTCCGCGGTCAGCTGGTGTCTCGGCACCGTCTTTATGAAGAAGACAAGCCACCGCGTCGATATCGTCTGGATGACCGCCATGCAGCAGTTGATCGGCAGCCTCGTTCTGATCGCCTCGGGCCTTGCCGTCGAAGAGGTGTCCGCTATTGTTTGGAATGCGGCCTTTATTTCCGACATGCTGTTTATTTCCGTCTTTGTCATCGCCATCGGCTGGCTCGTCTTCTTTAGGCTCGTCGGTTCCGGGGAAGCGAGCAAAGTCGGCTCCTTCACGTTTCTGATCCCACTAATCGCCCTCATCTTCAGCGCCATTTTTCTGAAAGAGCCGATTACGCTCCGGCTTGTCGCCGGACTGCTGCTTGTACTGAGCAGCATTTTGCTCGTAAATGCAAAGGTCCGCGCCAAGCCCGCGGCTGACGGCGCAGCCCGGAAAACGGCGCTGTAGCTAATCGTTGCGGCTGTCACGCGGCCATCTTAAGTGACGTCAAAGGTGTTACAAATATCGTCTCGAACTCCTCTTGATGCCACGTACATACACACTGCTGCCGGTGAAGATGTGCTGATCGACGCGGGTAATCGCAGGCAACTTTTCCAGCGTAGCTTGAAAAAATTGTTCCTCGTATGTATGGATTGCGGTTCTGATAAGCCGCTCGATGCGTTCCGGCGTAGGAGGCATAATTTTCATCTCCCGGAATCGCCGGTACACGGTTTCGATCAAATGCTCGAAGTCGTGATCGCGAAAGAGCACGTTTTTGCAAAGCCATTCGATCACTTCTTCGGCATCTTGGTCGGTATCCTCACGAAAGCCAAAAAACTCTCTAATTTGCGTTCGGTGATAAGTGATAGAACGTCCAGTCCCATCGTATTGTGCGTACAGCTCCGCTCGTGTTTCGATCTGCTTTGCTATGTGTATTGAAATACTGCTTTATGCACTTCGAATTTATACGTGGGAAACCGTGCTTTAACAACCGCATCTCCCCCGATTTGTTCCCCACTTGCTGCATTTCGTTCGGAAGAAACGTAAAATGTTCGATTAACTCGTCCAGCTCCCAACTTCGCTTCATATGATCCCCACCGTGAAAAGTTCCTAAAATGGTCATAAGGAACGATTCCATAAAAATAGTTGCAATAACATCCTATATAGTGTACATTGAAATTAGTTGCAATACCATTCTATTTTGAGGAGGTGAAGTGTTGAGCGAAAATGAGCGGCAACATGACAAAGGCGGAGAGGAATCGCACGGCCAATTTATCTCGGCCATATATCGTCACATGCAAGTATTGATCTCGGCGGAAGTGGCGCCATTTCGAATCGGAAGCGGGCAGTATATTTTTCTGATGGCCACTGCGTTTCGGCAGCCCGTCACACAGAAAGAGCTAAGCGAGACGCTGCTCATCGACAAGACGACGACCGCCAAGGCGATTGCGAAGCTGGAAGCGGAAGGGTATGTGCGGAGGGAAGCCAATCCCGCCGACAATCGCTATCAGCTGCTCTATTTGACCGATGAAGGGCGAGAGGTCGTGCCGAAGGTTCAAGAAGCGTTGGCACGCGTGAAGAACAAGACACGGAAGGGCATTGGCGACGAGGAATATGACCTGTTGCTGCGCCTGCTGAAAATCGTGCTTCGCAATTTGACCGAGAAGGAGGAGATGGAAGGATGACAGGAAGTGGAGGAACGGCTCTTACGGAAGAGCTGTTGACGTGGGACGGTGTAACGAAGCATCCGCATCGGTACGGAGGGATAGAGTTTCAGTTAAACGGCAAAGAAATCGGCCATCTTCACGGCAACCGTTTGTTCGACCTGCTGTCTCCGAAATCCGAACGGGATCGATGGATCGAAGAAGGAAAGGCAAGGCCGCATCATATGTACCCCGATTCGAATTGGGTATCCGTTTATTTGAATTCCGAGCAGGATGTCACGCATGCCGTCGAGATCGCGCGTTATAAATTTGAACGTATGCAAGAATGACAAAAAAATGGAAGGTGAGATGTGAAATGATTAATGAAACATTTCCGTACGAGAAAAAGCGCATGCAAGTATTCGGTGTGGAGATGGCTTATGTGGAGGAGGGAAGCGGCGACCCGATCGTCTTCTTGCATGGTAATCCCGCATCCTCCTATCTTTGGCGCAACATCATGCCTTACGCACGGAAGTTTGGCCGCTGTATCGCGCCTGATCTCGTCGGCATGGGTGATTCCGACAAACTCCCGAACAGCGGGCCTAACGCGTACACCTTCGTCGAGCACCGCCGCTATCTCGACAAGCTCCTCGAACAGCTGGGCGTCAGCGAGCGTGTGACGTTCGTCGTGCACGACTGGGGATCGGCGCTGGGGTTTGATTGGGCGAAGCGTCATCCCGGTGCGGCCAAAGGCATTGCTTATATGGAGGCGATAATTATGCCGAGCAGCTGGAGCGATACGTCGGAGGAAGGACGCAAGGTGTTTCAAGCGCTTCGGTCGCCGGAAGGGGAACGAATGGTGCTGGAGCAAAATTCGTTCATCGAGTTCAACCTGCCAGTTAACATCCTGCGCAAGTTGACGGATGAAGAGATGGCCCAGTACCGCCGGCCGTTCCTGGAGCCGGGCGAAAGCCGCCGTCCTATGCTCAGTTGGGCGCGCCAGCTTCCGATCGGCGGTGATCCGGACGATGTAATAGCGATTGTCGCCGAATACGGCGAATTTCTGGCGCAGAGCGCCGTTCCTAAACTTTTTGTTCATTGCGAATCCGGCAGATTGCCGCAAGCCCACATCGATTTCTGCCGTACTTGGCCGTCGCAGACGGAAGTTACGGTACCGGGCCGCCACTACCCGCAAGAAGACGCGCCTGATGCAGTCGGCGAAGCGCTTGCTGTATGGTTGGAAAAATTGGCGTAATGGAGATTGAGTTTAAAGGCTTGCCACAAGACTTTCGTCATCTAGTAGATCATCCAACCACTTTTTGAGAAGTGGAGGTGAACTATACCAATAAAACGGAAATTGGAAAATGATCCGATCCGGGTACTTCTTTATTTATCCATGCGGCACTAACCTGCAATAAAAAAAGGAGTTCTCACGCGCCTGGACAGGCGGAGGAGAACTCCTTTTTGTTTGGAAAACAACCGGTGGTAAAAGAACGGAAAGCGTACATCCGCATGGAACGCGCATGATGCCGGCAGATGCAACGATGTTGTCCCCGCGTTAGGAGCGGCTGCGGTGCTTCATGTACGAGACGCCGGTATGCCGGGCCGCAACCTGCACCATGCGGGAAGCGGCGGCCTGGGCGGCTGCGGCGATCCGCTCTTCGTCGATGCCGACGAGCCGCCCGTCCCGCACGACGATTTTGCCGCCGACGACCGTCATGTCGACATTTTGGCTGATGCCGGTCACGACCGGCAGCGCCGTATCGTCGAACAGGGCGCCCGCATATTCCAGCTTCCGCGAATCGATCATAAACAAATCGGCTGCTTTGCCGGCTTCCAGCGATCCGATCGCATCGTCCCAGCCGAGCACCCGGCTCGATCCGACCGTGCCAAGCCATAAGCTTTCCGCCGCCGAAGGACCGCGACTGCCTGACATCAGCTTGTGAAGCAAATACGCCTGCCGCGCTTCGCCGAGCAGATTGGAAGCGTCGTTGGAAGCGGAGCCGTCCACGCCGAGACCGACTTTTACGCCGGCCTCCATCATGTCGCGCAGCGGGAATACGCCTGAGGACAGCTTCATGTTGCTGCTCGGACAATGCGCCACGCCGCAGCCGCAAGCTCCCATCCGGCTGATTTCGCCTTTGTTGAAATAGATGCCGTGTGCGAACCAGACGTCGCTGCCGACCCATCCCGTCTTCTCCATATACTCTAAAGGACGCATCCCCAGCTTTTCCAGGCAGAACTGTTCCTCGTCCTTCGTTTCGGCCAGATGGGTATGCAGCCGGACGCCATAGCTGCGCGCCAAATGCGCCGACTCCCGCAGCAAATCTTCCGACACGGAAAAAGGCGAGCACGGCGCCACGCCGACGCGCACCATCGCAAACCGCGAGTCGTCATGATACGTTTCGATGACCCGCTGCGTATCTTTCAAGATGACGTCGATGCTCTGCGTCACTTCATCCGGCGGCAGCCCGCCCTGGGAACGGCCGAGATTCATCGAGCCGCGGGTCGGAAAGAAGCGGATGCCGAGCTCGGCTGCAGCCCGGATTTCTTCGTCGATCAGCTCGCCGCTGATCCCGTCCGGAAAGCAGTAAAAATGGTCGGACGCCGTCGTGCAGCCCGTTTTCAGCAGCTCCCCGAGCCCTGTCAGCGCGCTTAAATAGACGTCTTCCGGCCGCATATGCCGCCAAATGTCGTATAACGTCAGCAGCCAGTCGAACAGCTCGCAATCCTGCGCCCACGGGATGTTGCGCGTAAACGTCTGATACAGATGATGGTGGGTGTTGATCAGCCCCGGGTAGACGATTTTGCCGCTTGCGTCAATGACCGTATCCGCCGTTTCATACGGGATGTGCACGCCGATCGCTTTAATTTCCTGCCCTTCGGCATACAGGCTGCCGCCGGGATACACGGTTTTGTCCGCATCCATCGTCACGATGCTTCTAGCGTTTTTGATTAATAACGAAGCCATAATCAGTACCCTCCTTAGGCCGGAACATAAAAAAAATCCTAACCGCGAGCGCAATATGCATGGCACATATCGCGTCCGTAGTTAGGATTTTTGCGGATCCTGGTAGAGCCCCCGAACCGATTATCGGGGTTATACGAACATCTAAATTGAATGGTTGAGTCCAGTATAGACCAGCTGTCTTAGAGCTGTCAATTTACATTTACGAGCGGCTGTTTACGCGTGCTGTTCCGAAGCTTCGAACTCATCCGCTGCCGAAGGGTCGGGACGGGTTTCCTTGCCGAGCACAAGAACACTTAGGGCCCCAATCGCAATAATAATACAGAAAGTGGCGAAAATGACATCGAACGATACGCCAGCCTTGACGAGATATCCGAGCACCAGCGGTCCCAAAATCCCTCCGATGCGGCCGAGAGCCGACGCCATTCCCGTACCGGTGGAACGAACTTCGGGTTCGTACTGCTCCGGCGTATAAGCCCAGATTGTGCCGATTGCCCCAACGTTAAAGAAGGAAAGAAGAATGCCGAACAGCATCAGCATGGCAAGCGAATCCGCATTGCCGAAGAGGTAGCCGCAAACGGCTGCCCCTGCCAAAAACGTTACAAGCACGAATTTGCGGCCGATTTTATCGATCAGCCAGGCGGCGGTCAGCAGCCCCGGAAGCTGGGCAAGCGTCATGACAAGAACGTATCCGAAGCTTTTGATAAGCGCGAATCCTTTCAGCACCATGACGGACGGAAGCCAAAGGAACATGCCGTAATAAGCGCAAAATACGCAGAATGACATCAGCCACAACATTAACGTTGTTTTCCTGTATTTGGGCGACCAGAGCGTTTTAATATTTTGCGCAATCGATGGCTTCTGTTTCTTAGGCTGCCTGAAAGAAGGTGAATCCGGGATTCCTTTCCGCAAAAACACGGTATAAAAAGCGGGAAGCGCGCAGATGACCAGCGCCCACTGCCAGCCGAATCTAGGAATGACGAAAAATGAAATGAGCGCCGAGATGACCCACCCGGCTACCCAGAAGGTATCCAGCAGGACGATGGTGCGGCCGGAATGCTTTTCCGGAACGCTCTCGGAGACGAGCGTACTTGAAACGGGAAGCTCCCCGCCAAGCCCGACGCCGATGATAAAGCGAAGAACCAGAAACGCCGCGAACGTGGTCGTTAATGCGGACAAGCCGCTCGCGACCGAGAATAGCAAAATCGTCGCGATCAAGATCGGCTTCCGTCCGACCCGATCCGCCAATATTCCGGCCAGAAGCGCGCCGACCATCATGCCGATCGAGTTGACGCTGCCGATCCAGCCAACCTGATGCGGAAGCAGGTTCCAGTCTTTCATGAGAGCCGCCCCGATAAAAGCGATAATACCGACATCCATGGCATCAAAGAGCCAGCCGAGCCCCGCAACGAATAACAGCTTCCTTCTGGGGATCGGTTTAATTGCCGTCGTACTCATGCCCATTCCTCCTCGTTTCACCTTAATTAGACTTTCCTTTACCTTTTAAACGTTTGCTCGTGCTGCACGTTAACTCCATTTCGAAACGAACATCAACTCCAAGCCTGTCTGTTTTCTGTTTGGTTGGTTTTGATTATAAATTGAATTATATATAATGTTAAATACAGAAAATCTATTAGCAGATAACTCTCCTGAATGTTAGGTACTGGACGGATCGTTCCTTTTTCACCGCATATTGCGTGAATGCTCCAACCGTCTAGGGGACTTCTAACGGTTTATGTTAAAATAACAAGCAGAAACACCTAACGCCGTCTTATTCAGCAATCCTATTATATAACGACAAAACGAAGTAGGGATTAACTTATGACGATTCTCAGCATGTTCCGGCGTCTGTTTGTTCACGTTCGGGGACAATGGCCGCTGCTGCTCGCCGCCTGGGCCAGCATGGGCGCGGTTGCGCTGCTCCAGTTCGCCATTCCGCAGGCGATTCAGTATACGATCGACGTCGTCATTCCCGGCAGACGGTACGATCTGCTGGTCTGGGTCGCGCTCGGCATTATGGGATCGGCCGCGCTGCTCGGGTTGTTCACCTATGCCAGCAGCTTCATTTTGTCGCAGATCGGTCAGCGCACTTTGTTCCGGCTTCGCAACGATATGTACCGGCACCTGTCCTCGATGGATATGCCCTTCTATGACCGGCACCGCACCGGGGATTTGATGGCGCGGATGACGAGCGACGTGAACATGCTGCAGCAGCTCGTGTCGTCCGGTTCGATCACCCTGCTGACCGATCTCATTACGTTTATTGCCATCGCAGGGTATATGCTGTACGCGGACTGGCAGCTGACCCTTATATTGCTCGCCATCTTCCCGGCCATGCTTTACACGACCCGGCGTTACGGCAAACGGATGCGCTTCTCCTTCAAGCGGGTGCAGGAAACGGTCGCCGATGTCAGCAACCAGCTGCAGGATTCCTTGTCGAGCATCCGGCTGATTAAGTCTTATGCGACGGAAGACTACGAGAACGGGCGCTTCGAAGAGCGCAGCCGCAGCAATATGGAGGCCAACCTGAAGGCGGTCCGTTTCTCCGCGCTGTTCGGGCCGCTGATCGACCTGCTGAACTATCTCGGACTCGCGCTCGTCGTCGCTTTCGGGGCGTGGCAGGTGATGCGGGGCGACCTGACGACCGGAGCGATCGTCGCTTACCTCTCGTACCTGCGCCTGCTGCAAAACCCGGTGCGCCGCTTCAGCCGGATGATGAGCACCGTGCAGCAGTCCGCCGCCGCTTACGAGCGGGTAACCGAAATTTTGGAAACGAAATCCGAAGTGGCCGAGCGTGAAGATGCGGTGGAGCTGCCTCCGGTACAGGGCCGCATTGAATTTCGCGACGTCGACTTTGCTTATGTGC carries:
- a CDS encoding ABC transporter ATP-binding protein is translated as MTILSMFRRLFVHVRGQWPLLLAAWASMGAVALLQFAIPQAIQYTIDVVIPGRRYDLLVWVALGIMGSAALLGLFTYASSFILSQIGQRTLFRLRNDMYRHLSSMDMPFYDRHRTGDLMARMTSDVNMLQQLVSSGSITLLTDLITFIAIAGYMLYADWQLTLILLAIFPAMLYTTRRYGKRMRFSFKRVQETVADVSNQLQDSLSSIRLIKSYATEDYENGRFEERSRSNMEANLKAVRFSALFGPLIDLLNYLGLALVVAFGAWQVMRGDLTTGAIVAYLSYLRLLQNPVRRFSRMMSTVQQSAAAYERVTEILETKSEVAEREDAVELPPVQGRIEFRDVDFAYVPGQPVLHRFSLHVAPGKMTALVGSSGAGKSTIAHLIARFYDTQRGSVSVDGRDVKEVTLKSLRSQIGIVSQDIVLLNGTIRDNIAYGRPDATDEEIKAAAEAANAHGFIMDFPSGYLSEVGERGVKLSGGQKQRLSIARALLRNPRVIILDEATAALDTESEHLIQAALFRLLEGRTCIVIAHRLSTIRRADRIVVLEKGRIAESGTHEELLQLGGRYRELHDLQFPQQQADPGSMLAAGSGTSSESAEAATPLKSLDFVEYEKRGSRE